In the genome of Natronorubrum daqingense, the window CCGTCGACTACGAGGTCTCGGGCGTCGCGTTACTCTCGGGAGTCAACAGCGGCGGGAAGACTTCGACGCTGGATCTGGTCGCGAGCGTCGTCGTCCTCACCCACATGGGGCTGCCGGTTCCAGCCGAAGACGTGGAGGTGCGGAGGTTCGACGACCTACACTACCACGCGAAGACGCAGGGCACGCTCGACGCGGGCGCGTTCGAGTCGACCGTCCGAGAGTTCGCGGACCTCGCACAGGGCGGCGAGGGCTCGCTCGTCCTCGTCGACGAACTCGAGAGCATCACCGAACCCGGGGCGTCGGCGAAGATCATCGCGGGCATCCTCGAGGCGCTCTCCGAAAACGGCGCAACGGGAGTGTTCGTCTCGCACTTAGCCGGCGAGATTCGCGAAATGGCCGACTACGACGTGACCGTCGACGGCATCGAAGCCGTCGGTCTCGTGGATGGGGAACTCGAGGTAAATCGCTCGCCGGTCAAAGACCACCTGGCTCGTTCGACTCCCGAACTGATCGTCGAAAAACTGGCTGAGGAAGCCGCCGAGGAGCCAGTCGCGGCCAACGGCGGGAGCCCGGCCGAGTCGCCAGTCTTCTACGATCGGTTGCTCGAGAAGTTCAACTGAGGTCGCCTACGGCCGCTTTGCTTCGGCGAGACGGTGAGCACCTGCAAGTGTAATTCCCATATCGGTTCCCAGCCAATGGTACGTCGTGACCTACCAGTTCGAGTGTTCGACGGGGCCCTGCCAGTTCCTGATTCGCTCGAGCAGCGCCGAGGAGGTCGAACGGCTGGTGCGAGCGCACGTTCGGATGACCCACAACGGGCGAATCGATCCGGCCGACCTCGAGCGCGAAGTCGAACGAGTCGAGGCGGCGTGAGGTGAAACGCCACGTTACACGGCCAGAACGGTGAAACTGCGGCGAAGAACTAAGTAGCTACGAGAGCGTGGTGAAAGTGATGGTGGACGACCCCGACGGGGAGATGTTGTCGTGGGACGAATCCGTGTTCAAGAACGAACACGTCTTCGAAATCGACTATCTTCCCGAGACGTTCAAACACCGCGAGAGCCAGACACAGGGCCTAACGTATGCGCTCCGGCCAGCGGTGCGCGGGTCGCGACCGCTCAACGTGATGGTCCGTGGACCGCCCGGAACCGGGAAGACGACCTCGATTCAGAAACTCTTCGACGAGGTCGGTGCCCAGACCAGCGACGTGCGAACGATTCGCGTCAATTGTCAGGTCAACGCGACGCGCTACTCGGTGTTCTCGAGGCTGTTCGAAGGGACGTTCGACTACGAACCGCCGTCGTCGGGCATCTCCTTCAAGAAGCTCTTCGGGCAGATTGCCGAGAAGCTCGTCGAGGAAGACCGCGTGCTCGTCGTCGCCTTAGACGACGTCAACTACCTCTTTTACGAAAACGAGGCCTCGGATACGCTGTACTCGCTCCTGCGAGCCCACGAGGAGTATCCCGGTGCGAAGATCGGTGTCATCGTCGTCTCCTCCGATCCCGCACTCGACGTGATCGACGAACTCGACTCGAGAGTCCAGAGCGTCTTCCGGCCTGAGGACGTCTACTTCCCCGTCTACGGCCAATCCGAAATCGTCGATATCCTCTCCGAACGCGTCGAACGCGGCTTCCACGACGGCGTGATCGCCCGCGAGACCCTCGAGTACGTCGCCGACCTCACCGCCGAAAGCGGCGACCTTCGCGTCGGCATCGACCTGTTGCGACGGGCCGGCCTCAACGCCGAAATGCGTGCCAGTCGCACCGTCGAGCGCGAAGACGTGGAGTCGGCCTACGAGAAATCCAAGTACATCAATCTCTCGCGAAGCCTCTCGGGGCTCGCCGACACCGAACGAGCCTTGCTCGAGGTCATCGCCAACAACGACGGCGAGCAAGCCGGGAGCGTCTACGAGACGTTTCACGAGCGAACCGATCTCGGCTACACGCGTTACTCCGAAATCGTCAACAAACTCGATCAACTCGGCCTGATCGACGCCGACTACGCCGACGTCGACGGCCGCGGTCGCTCGCGGTCGCTTTCGCTATCCTACGAGAAAGACGCCGTCTTAGACCGTCTCGAGTGATCGGTCGCGGATCCGTTCCGACAGGTCTTGCGGACTGAAACCGCTGTTCGCTGACCGAAACCTCCGTTCGCGGATCGAAACGTCGGTCACGCGACTCGAGACATCGATTTCACGCTCGTCGATAGCTATGCCGGCACGTCACTTACCCGCTAACAGGCACGAGTGAGTGCATGACGGTCCTGATATACGGCTCGTACGGATTCGTCGGATCGCTGATCGCGGAAGAAGCGATCGAGCGCGGACTAGACCCGATACTGGCCGGTCGTGATCGCGAAAAGCTTCGCGAGCAGGTCGACGACCTCGAGCAACCGGGCCGACGCTTCGCGCTCGAGGATCCCCGAATCGTCGCCGAGGCGCTCGCAGACGTCGACTGCGTGTTGAACTGCGCCGGCCCCTTCTCGAACACCGCAGACCCGCTCGTCCAGGGCTGTCTCGAGAGCGGAGCGGACTACGTCGACATCACGGGCGAGATTCCCGTCATCGAATCGATTCGGGGCCGAGATGCAGAGGCGGATGACGCCGGCGTCACGCTCCTCCCGTCGGCCGCGCTCTCGACGGTCCCGATGGACTGTCTCGCCGCCCACCTCGCCGACAGGTTGCCCGAGGCGACGACGCTCGCGCTGGGCGTCGACTCGTTCCGCGTGCCGTCGGTCGGGACGGTTCGAACGGTCATCGAAGGTGCCGACGACGGCGGAGCGATCCGTCGGGGCGGGGAACTCGAGGACGTCCCGACGGTCTGGCGCACCCGCGAAATCGACTTCGGTCGCGGAGCGCGACCGGCGATCACGATGCCGATGGGGGACGTCTCGGTCGCCCACTACACGACCGGGATTCCGAACGTCGAGATGTACGCGGTGATGCCCGAGCCCGCCAGGACGGCCCTCAAACTCCACCGCGTTCTCGCGCCGATACTTTCGGCTTCGCCCGTTCAGTTGACGCTGAAGCTGCTCGCTGGAATTCGTGAGGGGCCGTCCAAGCGGGCACGCGAACGCGGGTCGGCCTACATCTGGGGCGAGGCTAGCACCGACGGCGACGAAACGATCGTCTCTCGCCTCCGGACGCCGGATCCCTACGTCGTGACCACCGATGCGGCCGTGACAGTGACGGAGCGGGTGCTCGCAGGCGATGCTGCGGACGGCTTCCAGACGCCCGCGGGAGCGTTCGGTCCCGAGTTCGTCCTCGATCTCGAGGGCGTCAAGGGCTTTTTCGACGAGTCGACGCCTGAGGCGTCGTCGCCGGTGAATCCGTTGCTTCGATAGCAAACGCCGACGGCGACCGGTCTGCTCAGCGCTGGGACTTCCGGAGGATCTGCGGACCGATCGCGAGCGTTCGCTTGGCGACGGTCGCCACTCGAGTGACGTACGTCGTCAACAACAAGAACGGGACGAGCGTGATCGAGAACGCGGCGCCGACGAGCCAGAGCAGGTTGTTGATACCGAGCGTCGACCCGGGAACCGTCG includes:
- a CDS encoding ORC1-type DNA replication protein, with protein sequence MVDDPDGEMLSWDESVFKNEHVFEIDYLPETFKHRESQTQGLTYALRPAVRGSRPLNVMVRGPPGTGKTTSIQKLFDEVGAQTSDVRTIRVNCQVNATRYSVFSRLFEGTFDYEPPSSGISFKKLFGQIAEKLVEEDRVLVVALDDVNYLFYENEASDTLYSLLRAHEEYPGAKIGVIVVSSDPALDVIDELDSRVQSVFRPEDVYFPVYGQSEIVDILSERVERGFHDGVIARETLEYVADLTAESGDLRVGIDLLRRAGLNAEMRASRTVEREDVESAYEKSKYINLSRSLSGLADTERALLEVIANNDGEQAGSVYETFHERTDLGYTRYSEIVNKLDQLGLIDADYADVDGRGRSRSLSLSYEKDAVLDRLE
- a CDS encoding DUF1059 domain-containing protein, with the translated sequence MTYQFECSTGPCQFLIRSSSAEEVERLVRAHVRMTHNGRIDPADLEREVERVEAA
- a CDS encoding saccharopine dehydrogenase family protein; translation: MTVLIYGSYGFVGSLIAEEAIERGLDPILAGRDREKLREQVDDLEQPGRRFALEDPRIVAEALADVDCVLNCAGPFSNTADPLVQGCLESGADYVDITGEIPVIESIRGRDAEADDAGVTLLPSAALSTVPMDCLAAHLADRLPEATTLALGVDSFRVPSVGTVRTVIEGADDGGAIRRGGELEDVPTVWRTREIDFGRGARPAITMPMGDVSVAHYTTGIPNVEMYAVMPEPARTALKLHRVLAPILSASPVQLTLKLLAGIREGPSKRARERGSAYIWGEASTDGDETIVSRLRTPDPYVVTTDAAVTVTERVLAGDAADGFQTPAGAFGPEFVLDLEGVKGFFDESTPEASSPVNPLLR